The Sabethes cyaneus chromosome 3, idSabCyanKW18_F2, whole genome shotgun sequence DNA window TAAagtgagcaactttgctgaatatagtaactatctatctctcaaTGGTTTCAAAATATAAAGGTCCGCTAAACAGGACTATTTAcaaatcaattctgctcaataactttgtacacgtctattttgtttattattatgttttagtgctttcaaatgttctacaaagttattcaataTATGACTCTAAGGACGGTTTTTTTCCGCTAGGATACATATTTAATAAGTAACGAAatattcaagaaaaaaattcgcactattcaaaaatatttttttttcaatttcgggcaaATCAAACTGTAATGGGCATCGGATATTCGCAAGTAGCGAACAAAGAAAGCATTCCGTCTACAAGCAAATAGTCTTCTCAGGTCGAATAGCTACTGACTAATGAATAACATTGTtagctacactcttaaatgagtttacccgtaaattggttgaatttagctAGAACTTAACTTAAGAAAAATGGCGGCATCTCTGTGTCGGTTGCCTGGGCGCTTTGTTCTGATTGATGCTTTGATGCGAAGGGGGTGTGGTTACGATGGAATCGATGAAATAAAAGGGCGAATGGAGGCATTTAAACGATCAGACAATTCTAAAtaagggtcattccacgcgaagtgtccgaagttttctagttttatttatcAACTGAAATGGAAGGCGCAGTGTTAATACAAATGTATTTGCGAAATTTCAAAGCAATTGGTTTTACCAATAGGATTTGGtttaaaataattgatgaaatttatgcaAGAAAATTTTGCTGCTAGAATGGAATTACAGAAAATTATGCGTAGTTTAATATTATTCAatacctataaactagacttttaacAAGCTATGTACATGTATATGCTAAGGATTAATATTTCCTCTAACatcttaaaagaaaatttttgctccgcatttttttcatttggtgTGCTTAGGTTAATGATAGGAGGTGGACCCAAAAATCGACGTCTTACCAAACATATTTTTATTCACAACTTTTAACCGATTGAATCGATTTTCATgcttttaatctatacctataaagaaggatttctgtctgtctgtctgtctgtctgtctgtctgtctgtctgtctgtctgtctgtctgtctgtctgtctgttttgtgttccttatagaatcaaaaactactgaaccaatcggcgtgaaaatttgcatgtagaggtttttagggccaggaaaggttttagtgatggttagagacccctccccccactaagagggggggctcccatacaaatgaaacacaaatttctgcataattcgagaactaattaagcaaatagaaccaaatttggcatgtgggtgttttcggtgacaagaatttattctagggtaatttgagacccctcccctctttataaggggaattataactcctctcccctttaagagggggggtttccataccaatttcctcataactcgagaactaatcaagcaaatggaaccaaatttggcatgtgaaggttttcgagggcaagaaaattttctatgttgaattaggaccccttcccactttaagaggaggggctcctgtacaaattaaataccaatttcctcataactcgagaactaatcaagcgaattgaaccaaatttggcatgtgtgtgtttttggagacaattttttttccaatgatgaattgggacccctccccactttaggagggggctcccattcaaacgaaatacaaatttgctcataactttagaactaatcaagtaaatggaaccaaatttggcgtgtaggtgtttttggaggcaagaattttttctgtgatgaattaggacctcttcccacattaggagagggggctcctatacaaatgaaatacaaattttcacataactcgagaattaattaagcaaatagaaccaaatttggcatgtgtgtgtttttggagacaatttttttccaatgatgaattgggacccctccccactttaggagggggctcccattcaaacgaaatacaaatttgctcataactttagaactaatcaagtaaatggaaccaaatttggcatgtgagagttttagatggcagaattttttttctgtggtgtattacgacccctttcccttttaagagggtgggcttccatacaaacgaaatacaaatttccttataatttgagtactaatcaagcaaatggaaccaagtttagcatgtaggagatttttgagtcttgaatttattttatgatagttagagacctctcacccctgtggtagggggatatggactctcatacaaataaaacagaaattttggcgaaactcaaaaactaatccaactcgagaaattcgagactcttccataaaacattaatcaataacaagaccacaaaaactatctatagtaacactagatcattcaggacgagccggtcgcgagtgttgccggtgacccgccgtcggaagcgccgcccactgggggacttgcaaaactcgagaagtgataaagatcatccgagattcatgatttatgtacaacacaggttaatttgtggcaatacgaagtttgtcgggtcagctagtctatacctataaagaaggatttctgtctgtctgtctgtctgtctgtcccatgttccttatagaatcgaaaactactgaaccaatcggcgtgaaaatttgcatgtagaggtttttggggccaggaaaggttttagtgatggttagagacccctccccccactaagagggggggctcccatacaaatgaaacacaaatttctgcaaaactcgagaactagtcaagcaaatagaacctaatttggcatgtgggtgttttcggtaacaagaatttattctagggtaatttgagacccctcccctctttataaggggaattataactcctctcccctttaagagggggggcttccatacaaatttcctcataactcgagaactaaacaagcaaatggaaccaaatttggcatgtgaaggttttcgagggcaagaaaattttctatgttgaattaggaccccttcccactttaagaggaggggctcctgtacaaattaaataccaatttcctcataactcgagaactaatcaagcgaattgaaccaaatttggcatgtgtgtgtttttggagacaattttttttccaatgatgaattgggacccctccccactttaggaggggggtcctatacaaacgaaatacaaatttcctcataactcgagaactaatcaagcaaatggaaccaaatttggcgtgtaggtgtttttggaggcaagaattttttctgtgatgaattaggacctcttcccacattaggagagggggctcctatacaaatgaaatacaaattttcacataactcgagaattaattaagcaaatagaaccaaatttggcatgtggaggtttttggaggcaaaaatattttctatggtgaattaggatccctccacacttcaagaggggggggcttctacacaaatgaaatacgaatttcctcataattcgagaactaatcaagcaaatggaaccatatttggcatgtgagagttttagatggcagaatttttttctgtggtgtattacgaccccttccccttttaagaggggagctcccatacaaatgaaattcaaatttccttataacttgagaactaatcaagcaaatggaaccaaatttggcatgtgggagattttggagtcttgaatttattttacgatagttagagacctctcacccctgtggtagggggatatggactctcatacaaataaaacagaaatttttgcgaaactcaaaaactaatcgaactcgagaaattcgagactcttccataaaacattagtcaatacaagaccacaaaaactatctatagtaacactagatcattcaggacgagccggttgcgagtgttgccggtgacccgctgtCAGGATACACAggataatttgtggcaatacgaagtttgtcgggtcagctagttctatAATAAActatacaacaacaacaaatctGTTTTGAATCTATGCTCATCTCctcaattgaaaaaaaatatatgtaaaTTAATAtcgatttattattgaattaaattaaaaaaaaataattaaattaaattatcaaTTTAATAACTATTAAcaatacaaattatttgtaatttattatCACTAATATGACGAAAACCTGTCAGCTACATTGCTTTTACTCAGGACAAGGAAAGCATATAACATTATAACATTTGGTGAATGACtctctgggttaaaaccactctaataaaaaaaatataacattTTAACTATCACTCAAGTCACTTTTTGCTCGAAGGATACCGCGTAACAGTTGGCTAATTAGCTATGGCTAATAACAAATGGAGCGCAATTTTTGAAAGATTGCACCGCCCAACTCCCCTTAAAATCTACCATAAAAATCTACTGCGCTGCACCTTTTTTGGGTACTTTTGATGGAACTTTACCGTTTCTGTGTACCGTTAGCCTGTGCTTAAGGATGTGATCTTTACGGGCTGATCCATAGCCACATAGATCACATATGAACTCATATGAACCCTCATGACTCTGTTTGTGACGTTGTAAATCTTTCCGGTGGACGTATCTACGAGTGCAGTGGGGATAGTCGCATGCAAATTTTTGTTTAGCTGCGGTGTGATTTAGTTTGTGCACCGTTAGCTGCGTCTGAGTGCCAAAACGTTTGCCGCATTTAGTGCATTCGAACGGAAGTTCGGAATGCTGAGAGTTGTTGTGCTGCCGCCAACTGCCTACACGGCCGAATTTCTGATCACACTCCTTACAATAGAAGTTCGTATCATAATCAATTTTTGCATTGTTTCGCTTTCTTCTTTTCGTAGAGGAGCATCCTGCTAATTGGGTACTGTTGTTAGCTGCAAAGACAGGCTGGGCTGTAATCGCTTCTTCCTGAGGCTTGCTAGGTGAAACAAGTTTCACGGACGCCAACACGGACTCCAAAACTTGAGCCTCTGTAGTCACTACTGGCTGTTCGTTTGGTTGAGAAATAATATTATATCCTGAGTAGCTAGACTCGGCTGGCTGGAAATAAGCGCCATTTGACGACGGTATTAATTGCTGTACTGTAGCACAATTATTATTAACTCCAACTCCAACTCCGAACTCCAAAAGTTGAGCCTCTGTAGTCACTACTGGCTGTTCGTAGGAAATTGGTTGAGAAATAATATTATATCCTGAGTAGCTAGACTCGGCTGGCTGGAAATAAGAGCCACTTGACGATGATGTTAATTGCTGTACTGCAGcacaattattattaaaatcaCTATTATCGGGGAACACCGGAGCCACGCTGGTAGTTATTGTTTCAATGTCACACGGCACAGACTCGAAATGACAATTCAATAACTCTTCCAAAGTTGGCGAACCTTCAGTCGACgatccaaattcaaattcttGTCCTACGTCCATATTCAAGGATTTACACAAATTAAATTGATTGCACTGAAACACTCGGAACTGGGCGGCTTATTCGTAATTCGTAAGATAGTAAtcacggctaggcggtgcttgctagatataGTCAGTAGggtcgttacactggccccgtaattttcctgtactctaacaatgtctaatgacggtttaagcccacggctttgctttgaagACAGTAATCAAATCAAGACTAAATTCTCAAGCTCTTTGCAAACCTTTttataatgaaaatttttaaccTACCTGACTGGCTATGCACAACTACAGCTATGATTTTACTACTACTTAAAAAGATCAAATCATAAGCGGAGTCAAAAAGGAATAGAAAATAAATTACCATGACGACAGGTAACCACTTTTCGAAAAAATAAGAGACAAAAAACCCAAAATTCTGCCTGCTCGAAAatgtcggtaaaatttaccTACCTGATGTAGGGGTTACCGAGGAAGCGTTGTTGGTGCGAAAGAGAATGATGGTGTTTTAAACATCTTGATTTTTGATATTGattccaaaaaataattttctgaaCATATGTGTGTGAAAATCCTATCTGACATGATACATTACCCCAAGTGAGTTTCTATCGCACATTTTCTCTCTTTCGTGCGCTGCTTAGGCCTGAATCCTTTTCAAAtaactcaaaacaaacaaaccaacgAAAGAGAGAATAACACCtccttcttatttttttttgctttacatGAACATAAACAGGGAGACAGCACCCGGCAATTCCACTTGGAAGACTCCAATTTCACTTGGGCAATTCCGCTTTGAAGAAACTTGAAATAGTTCAAAGGTCATAAAGGAAGCGCCGCAAAACTTGATCGGAAGCGCTGTTTTGGACGCCAAACGGAGTTCTCGAAAACAGAACGTTTCCcctctaattctgcgcaccccacatttcagtcaaaacttctaaattcctgcaaatttttatcttaatCGACACATCTAGGAAAACTCATGTACATAGAGCCATTCATTTGAGAACGCTACGGTTTTTAAGGGAAACAtgcggtgcgcagaattaggaaccatgCGCAGAATTAAGTGCAATTCCGGTAAATTAAACAAACGTAGACCAGTGGAAACATGACAATTACTAGGCATATTAAAAGCTTGCTGATGCGCTACAAAACACAAcctaaaatcaaataaatctaaaaatgatatttttgatcaaataaagCTACTGCTGTGCTGAGCACTAGTAGTAAAacaaagccactctaattttcatcgttttttggatggatttaataaatactccaaaaattcttgtgctgttttgactcaaacacacgtgcgctttgaattcactaaaaagcgactattaaagcattttcTTGAAATCACGAAATTTTCTGCTGTTTagttagcctagatgcagaccacggTGGATTTTCCATACAACTGTGcacattttttcccttctttcggtttCCATTTTgttgaatgtcaaaaatacataggtgaagctaataaaatttccgacacgtgggcgctaagaacttccaaatccgtccaccaagagcaccacaatatgagcaaaagtttgttccaattccaaatgaagcaagctttagtcaacaaactaaaatgttaggaaataactaattttgcattgtgtgtcataaaaaaacactgatattttaaataatttgtgttggataggatggtaataggcaattacgacgaagcggcaacataccctattgtcatgttgtgattatgattgggatcaatggtggccccgaccataacatcaaatcaactcatgttaagttatattgcttttttacggaaatgtacgaaagtggaattaaattggtaTGATACACTTTCATTGGCATGCAgcaacggtttatctctccaaaacTTTCAATGattcgcaaaatcctggagctttcgaagaaagatcgaagcatttatactggtcttataacaggacattgtccgaaccgctatcatctgaagcttatagGGAAACTTCAAGGTGGTATATGTCGAATTTGTGGTTTATAAAAAAGACTTGGATagcctgttatgccgatgtccggcaatatttaattaaagatcaaggttcttcgacagagagCTGTTAACTTAGAAcccctgatatttggagaacaactcctaacgcagtagtgcacttcttCCGGAGTGCATCAccagactggacaaatgctattggGGACTAATGACAATCGCTTCTAATGGTGgtgcgtttgcatccttaatatacaaagataaacacgttattatTGAGAACCAGCATCCGCTGAGgaatggcctgatattcatatgactaaaaggttcACCAAGgaacaagcggtttcaaacatAAATAGCGtcagagattttttttcttaacaaactacaaggtatgcagccctaagggttgtacgaaacggtgacgtaggactatatcagatttaGTAGTATAAGTCCTCCTTAACAAAAAAATCAGATCAtgagatcaaagactaatgtaaactgcatttctggcatacgtatgtttataaaaatcatTGTTCAagcgaatgtttaaaagagaagagcgaaatattcagattaaattttttattaaatgcaATGGTGGATTTGAGAATACGTGGAGGGGAGTTCATAAGttcaacgcctgcaaccattgagacatagagatttcttttaaaaatcacaaaggttgaaatagtactgaatgaccagcccacagattattgtatttaatatgattatgcgtagcttgacatatttcaataatcttactttaactcactTGTAGCCTTTAAAACGATCATTGGCTTCAAATAACATTGAAGCTAAAGCACGTTCAGCGCGAATACGCGCAACAGGTGCGTAAGTTAGTggtgtcgattcactgtctcttgctcccagaagattttactagtttactttcacagctcaccacttgttacatagcagaaaatatagcacatacgcaaaaaattctgttttattcgtatgagagtctttatcctCCTATCatatcaaaccatcataaaataaattcatgcctccaaaaacctccacatgccaaatttggttccagttgtatgattagttctcgagttttgacgaaaattgtgtttcatatGTATAGGAATTTCCCCTCTacaatagtatttaaaacatatctttgtaacatataagcattaattcaaagaaaaacatcacacattttattattatttgaaaattgctgctgagatctatcaaacgaaaccgagttatttaaaatcggacggttcatttaaaagttattcaaactttaacacttaagcaccgtgtaTTAAACCttaacgtgtgaaatcaaaacatatcaatcaaatgttgattgtattcaatgtgtgtgatagtgtatgtatgtatgtatgtatgtatgtatgtatgtatgtatgtatgtatgtatgtgtgtttatgtgatgacaatttgcattttttcaaatttcaaattcaagaaaagtgaaaaacatgtcaattgtctgaagtttttgaagcctcttcgtggaatacaaactctgaaattaaagaatttccgactaaattccactatttgatatttattcgcgacagatacgtatacgctttgaaataagacactgatgaagcctgcacgtcgtaggtgaactacgtatttgttgcaaataaatattaaatagtgggattcaatcgaaaagtttttcttttctttgatttcagatttcaattgtcattttcttcacttgttgttactcacaattgtacaaaaaaagcaaaaagcgaagaaaagcaggtaatttaagcatgtaggtataatGGTGTAGGATTAATAATACTAGggggttgatttttccaaatcaaTTTATACAAATCAATTTATATCAATTTatatcaatagatgctcttttcaatcaatagatactagagcttagaaatgttatatgaaaaattggaagtacACGCTGCACGGTAGTAAATTTGTAAAAtatgttttcgttagtgacattttaaaggacagatgtcttatgtcatgtatcatgttttaataaataaatcaaaaatgacaagcactagacatcatatcgatcatatttcccattctcaagcatgtttatggcgcagcttttgcattatttttcgaactcatcttgttttcccaaccctctaacattgtaaaaacgatgcgatcaagctaatcaagactatcttttcatgaaagtacattcaaaagaagcttaagttttgattttcatgcacaaataattatctgaaggagcgccaactaagaaaaagttcaatttctctttttcatatctaatgctctattcagttattttttctaattcagatacatTGAAAaagtgaagccaagcaaacttatagtaaaattttgagattaatcattttgttgtcgatatcctttttcttcaaaaccgaagtataataataatttttctgaactcttgtttttcaaagatgctaacttttgaacgcatggtattaatatcaaaatatcaaaaaatctgctatgaacacatatttcatattgtcaattcaaaacaagtttcgtatgtggctctgaagcccgaaagttaaggccgaccgattataaaactaaataaggtgttcatcaagtagcataaatgacgcttacaagtatttacgcacccaaggaaagaaaatattattattctacgcaatacgttgtgaattttactggccaataaggattttgaggaatacggaacggatatgtaaaaatatagtcaagttaattatagatgttcctgagaaattaaataatgattattgtggcagtagaaaggctaggtcacgccgctaggtggattaattcggggtttTGAACTACGCATCAATTTCTATAAtgtcattctttttgattgacatcaataaagttttcttgaataaatttcatcaatttttattaaccttcggttactcacgctgctgcatttagtacaacacgtgtaggttacaagttacaagttacaaatcgctgtttaactaacgtatatttttcaattaccttgttatgaacaaaacgtcataattattcaatgcattattgctttaaattgttgggaaaatagatcagcataaactgacatcacagaaacgaagcaatcagcatgtgaggtgtaccgcgattggccctgcaattttctctcgtttcttcatatccCTTTGAGCCCGAGccctcacaattgtgtaggtgagacatgactacttttaaaaaattttcctttcctttctaaacgtcgtacttttacatatatggcgccaatctcttgtgtaaacatcgtaacacgtaaaaaaatagaaaatagctgaaaagaagttttcttttgtgtttggattaattattgtctagtcttcaaaatctgaaaacagcaaaaagttttatttgtcgtattttcttattggatccgtatttcgaaattgcttagataaaaaattattggtaataagtatttctaattgatgtaattaaaaatttacacgaaataacttttacaacttatttatgcacattgtttttcatacctacacaattgtgtaggttagGCCTCATTGCATACCTACTTTAAgctttacgttcccgccgggacttcaaaaattagtgtacttgccgttacacttttggctctatctttactattttttgatcgatttatatacaacttgtctttaaagaaccaccttagattgaccttcaatataaaaatatattagcaaattttggatccattttcccagagatattccagatcgcagtgggattatttttttcccgtcataagtaatagatgaaataaaacgaaatttgctgctgtcagctcattttgagtcagtaagaataaatacattatactgtagagcattcgttcatgctccacactacggaacctccgtttagagtactagcagaacctaaaactggtcatttatatttgtaaaataataaagaagtgtggcaaatgatgcATTCAACTACggtattttctaagacaaattcttggatcaacatttgaatgttttaagccaatctggacgttccggtatatctgttgtattaagattagtaaaaacttaacttgcaaaaagttgcgcgtatttccatagctacatagcgaccgttccgctgcttcagaagctgaagtttatgagcctcgaagcgatgatctcgctctaaactaaacggggtcaaccctattcaattctgtggacttatttacacaaaataattaggtttttcatgttttgttttttcaaaacctggcttggtatagtccaaaaagggtaaaaaatgttaaaaataggggaaaatgagcaaaatggggcacttcccaatgacaaacaggaaagcggtgggcaccatgcgattctctggaaaattttacataagatcacctacattttatcagcctgcaggccatatcttaattgcatccgttttttcggctcgttttttgcccatagtgcaatggtataagataaggccgaacccacagaattgtgt harbors:
- the LOC128739697 gene encoding zinc finger protein 205-like produces the protein MDVGQEFEFGSSTEGSPTLEELLNCHFESVPCDIETITTSVAPVFPDNSDFNNNCAAVQQLTSSSSGSYFQPAESSYSGYNIISQPISYEQPVVTTEAQLLEFGVGVGVNNNCATVQQLIPSSNGAYFQPAESSYSGYNIISQPNEQPVVTTEAQVLESVLASVKLVSPSKPQEEAITAQPVFAANNSTQLAGCSSTKRRKRNNAKIDYDTNFYCKECDQKFGRVGSWRQHNNSQHSELPFECTKCGKRFGTQTQLTVHKLNHTAAKQKFACDYPHCTRRYVHRKDLQRHKQSHEGSYEFICDLCGYGSARKDHILKHRLTVHRNGKVPSKVPKKGAAQ